In Polaribacter sp. Hel_I_88, the following proteins share a genomic window:
- a CDS encoding type II toxin-antitoxin system RelE/ParE family toxin: MAEFEREIIPFENHFWDFYNKLEPKVKTKFDWTISLIERTKIVPKQYFDHLTGTDGLWEIRVKTGSNIFRVFCFFDKGNIIMLLSGFQKKTQKTPKKEIKKAEMLKKKYYENKGKS, encoded by the coding sequence TTGGCTGAATTTGAAAGAGAAATAATACCATTTGAAAATCACTTTTGGGACTTTTATAATAAACTTGAACCAAAAGTTAAGACAAAGTTTGATTGGACAATTTCACTAATCGAAAGAACAAAAATAGTTCCCAAACAATATTTTGACCATTTAACTGGAACAGATGGACTTTGGGAAATAAGAGTAAAAACTGGAAGTAATATTTTCAGAGTATTTTGCTTTTTCGACAAAGGAAATATAATTATGTTATTGAGCGGTTTTCAGAAAAAAACTCAAAAGACACCAAAAAAGGAAATTAAAAAAGCTGAAATGCTAAAAAAGAAATATTATGAAAACAAAGGAAAATCCTAA
- a CDS encoding transposase encodes MFFESKNNTKKKEYRASSKICIDCPLKGSCLGKSKEKKFTVTFYRDEYERNNQRINSRQGRYMKGKRQSTVEPVFGTLTQFLGLRKINTIGIKQANKVMHLSAIAYNLKKYLKFVNKKVKSGVKTPRLTFLYKNFFIPLIYSVLRPLKFRFIYC; translated from the coding sequence GTGTTTTTTGAAAGTAAGAATAACACTAAGAAAAAGGAATACAGAGCTTCGAGTAAAATCTGTATAGACTGCCCATTAAAAGGGAGTTGTTTAGGGAAATCGAAAGAGAAAAAGTTTACAGTTACCTTTTATAGAGATGAATATGAACGCAATAATCAAAGAATAAATAGCCGACAAGGTAGGTATATGAAAGGTAAGCGGCAAAGTACTGTAGAGCCTGTTTTTGGAACACTTACACAGTTTCTAGGACTAAGGAAAATAAATACTATCGGAATCAAACAAGCTAACAAAGTAATGCACCTGTCTGCTATTGCTTATAATTTGAAGAAGTATCTAAAATTTGTCAATAAAAAGGTAAAAAGCGGGGTAAAAACCCCACGATTAACCTTTTTATATAAAAACTTCTTTATACCGTTAATTTACTCGGTTTTAAGACCACTAAAATTTAGATTTATATACTGCTAA
- a CDS encoding T9SS type A sorting domain-containing protein, translated as MNIVKFKANNKNLKSTDFNIQYLNQSIRYDWDANTGNWILDDKEEFAYDSNGNITQYFRSHGDNGTDWYFDDKVEYTYNFNGDMLTASVYEWGSSRWFNDYRYEYIYDVNRNRTQSIFYFGKNGTDWRPSTKTENTYNTENKITETYSSSWHDSANSLVLDEKSERTYNSKGNLILTTGYSWEKDLNIWKLSYKYSYDYDLNENLILRLAPRLNEDTNEWENNLKTEYTYDSLGNELSDIIYKWNSTDNIWEISRQYEYTYNSEGYLIQKNTSTIYQVTDNGIEYGNQFDDYIYDSNGNLIEYKRSSKFPSDSTNTYSIRYTYHYDLSYNLSDLFLPYSYLRTDELNNKPLEYIRYYWDDTNNNWINKEKKIYYYSEENILSIKNTKPLKITLYPNPIINELKFNLTDYSKIITFELFDSQGRKIISKKINENKKLNLEHLNSGIYLYNLIIGDKNQKGKLIKK; from the coding sequence ATGAATATAGTTAAATTTAAGGCAAATAATAAAAACTTAAAATCTACCGATTTTAACATACAATATTTAAACCAATCAATAAGATATGATTGGGATGCAAATACTGGCAATTGGATTTTAGACGATAAAGAGGAATTTGCTTATGATTCAAATGGTAACATAACACAATACTTTAGATCTCATGGGGATAATGGTACAGATTGGTATTTTGACGATAAAGTAGAGTACACCTACAATTTTAATGGAGATATGTTAACTGCCTCTGTTTATGAGTGGGGATCTTCTAGATGGTTTAATGATTATAGATATGAGTATATTTATGATGTAAATCGCAATAGAACACAAAGTATATTTTATTTTGGAAAAAATGGTACTGATTGGAGACCTAGCACAAAAACTGAAAACACCTACAATACTGAAAACAAAATAACTGAAACTTATAGTTCAAGTTGGCATGATTCTGCCAATAGTTTGGTTTTAGATGAAAAAAGTGAAAGAACTTATAATTCAAAAGGAAATTTAATACTAACCACTGGCTATTCATGGGAAAAGGACTTGAATATTTGGAAATTAAGTTATAAATATAGTTACGACTATGATTTAAATGAAAACTTGATTTTAAGATTAGCTCCACGTCTAAATGAAGACACCAATGAGTGGGAAAATAATTTAAAAACAGAATATACATATGATTCATTAGGAAACGAATTATCAGATATTATTTATAAATGGAATTCAACAGACAATATATGGGAGATTAGTAGACAATATGAATACACTTATAATTCAGAAGGATATCTAATTCAAAAAAATACAAGTACAATTTATCAAGTAACAGATAATGGAATTGAATATGGTAATCAATTTGATGACTACATTTATGACAGTAATGGAAACCTTATTGAATATAAACGTTCTTCTAAATTTCCAAGTGATTCGACTAATACTTATAGTATAAGATATACCTACCATTATGATTTATCATATAATCTTTCTGATTTATTTTTACCATATAGTTATCTAAGAACTGATGAATTAAACAATAAACCTCTTGAATATATACGTTATTATTGGGATGACACAAATAATAACTGGATAAATAAAGAGAAGAAAATTTATTATTACTCTGAAGAAAATATACTTAGTATTAAAAATACAAAACCTCTAAAGATAACATTATACCCAAATCCTATTATAAATGAACTAAAATTTAATCTTACAGATTACTCTAAAATAATTACTTTTGAGTTGTTTGATTCTCAAGGTCGTAAAATTATTTCTAAAAAAATTAATGAAAATAAAAAGCTAAACCTTGAGCATTTAAATAGTGGCATCTATTTATATAATCTTATAATTGGAGACAAAAATCAAAAGGGTAAATTAATTAAGAAATAA
- a CDS encoding helix-turn-helix domain-containing protein, producing the protein MKTKENPKSWKEHIDNKYGEKGTENREKFEEEFETFRIGVLIQEARKKQKLTQQQLAEKVGTTKNYISRIENNASDIRLSTLMRIIREGLGGSLKLSMDI; encoded by the coding sequence ATGAAAACAAAGGAAAATCCTAAAAGTTGGAAAGAACATATTGATAATAAATATGGCGAGAAAGGAACTGAAAATCGAGAAAAATTCGAGGAAGAATTCGAGACTTTCAGAATTGGAGTTTTAATTCAAGAAGCAAGGAAAAAGCAGAAACTAACTCAACAGCAATTAGCGGAAAAAGTAGGAACGACTAAAAACTACATTTCAAGAATCGAAAATAATGCGAGCGACATAAGACTTTCGACTTTAATGAGAATAATTAGAGAAGGATTAGGTGGCAGTTTGAAATTGTCAATGGACATTTAG
- a CDS encoding transposase: protein MQGTKIYQEKLFNNFQLSSRVPKTNFYRRLSVVLKLDFLRNQTKLYYGNCGQKSIDPIVFFKLCLVGYLENIISDRKLIEHCSMRMDILYFLGYDIDEVLPWHSTVSRTRQLYPESVFETLFTHVFKMCFDKGMVSGHTQAIDSAPVKANASMDSLELKVPASDLESHLASVRQISERDKAVYRKAKENKASLEQQTITANKKQLDSITARNKRWSITQDHRPGAGNKGSRYTSNKTHYSPTDPDARISVKPGKARKLNYMSQLSVDTGHHVISDVQAYHADHKDSQCLEDISERLSKRLNSFGLVWENCVADTGYSSGEVYAYLETKGLKSFIPPHGTYKGGPDNFKYYSIPDLYLCP from the coding sequence ATGCAAGGCACAAAAATATACCAAGAAAAACTGTTCAATAATTTTCAGTTGAGCAGTCGAGTTCCTAAGACCAATTTCTATCGTCGATTATCTGTAGTTTTAAAGTTAGATTTTTTACGGAATCAGACTAAATTGTACTATGGTAACTGCGGACAAAAAAGTATTGATCCTATCGTTTTTTTTAAACTCTGTTTAGTCGGGTATTTAGAAAACATCATAAGCGACCGTAAGTTAATCGAGCATTGTAGCATGCGTATGGATATCCTTTATTTTTTAGGCTATGACATAGATGAAGTTCTTCCTTGGCATTCTACAGTAAGTAGAACGCGTCAATTGTATCCAGAATCTGTATTTGAAACTTTATTTACTCATGTTTTTAAAATGTGTTTTGATAAGGGTATGGTTAGCGGACACACCCAAGCCATTGATTCAGCTCCTGTAAAAGCCAATGCTAGTATGGACAGTTTAGAACTTAAAGTACCTGCATCAGATTTAGAATCTCACTTAGCTTCTGTGCGTCAAATTAGCGAGCGAGATAAAGCGGTTTATCGCAAAGCAAAAGAAAACAAAGCAAGTTTAGAACAACAAACTATTACAGCCAACAAAAAACAATTAGATAGTATTACTGCAAGAAATAAGCGCTGGTCAATCACACAAGATCATCGTCCAGGGGCAGGTAATAAAGGCTCTAGATACACGAGTAATAAAACGCATTACAGTCCAACAGACCCTGATGCTCGAATCAGCGTTAAACCAGGAAAAGCTAGAAAATTAAATTACATGAGTCAGCTTAGTGTAGACACAGGACATCATGTTATTTCGGATGTTCAGGCTTACCATGCAGACCATAAAGACAGTCAATGTTTAGAAGATATTAGCGAGCGATTATCAAAACGATTAAACAGCTTTGGTTTAGTTTGGGAGAACTGTGTAGCCGACACTGGATATAGTAGTGGTGAAGTATATGCGTATTTAGAAACAAAAGGATTAAAAAGTTTTATTCCTCCACATGGCACGTACAAAGGAGGGCCAGATAATTTTAAATATTACAGCATCCCAGATTTGTATCTGTGTCCATAA